In Nocardioides jishulii, the DNA window CGGGTGCGTCTCGACCTCGTCGGCGGAGCCGTCCTCGACGTACGCCCTCAGCCAGCGCCCCATCTCGTCGTAGGCGACGCCTCGCGCTTCCGGACGTGAGAGGACGACGTCGTGGATCGCCCCTTCCACGACCACGCTGGTGACGTGTCGGGCGACCGAGGGCGCCCATCGCCGGATCTGCTCCACGTCGAGCACGACGTCGCTCGTGAACAGGTCCTCGTTCATCTCCATCGGAAGAGTGGTGCGGTCCGACGCGAGCACGAGCGTCGGCATCCGCAACCCCAGCCCGCTGTGCAGGCGGGCGTGGCCGCGGCGCACGGCGCTCAGCCACCCGGCGTACACCGGCCACGAGCGCAGCGGCTTCCAGTCGAGGTTGAAGTCCCACTCACCGTCGTAGTCCCGGTGCAACGAGCGCACGTAGAACCCGTTGACCGAGCGGGGGATCATCCGTCGGGGGCGACGCTCCGCGACCCGGTTGATCACCCTGGTGCCGAGGGAGCGGAACATCCACGGTCCGCGCAGGTCGAACCACGGCGAGTTGAGCACGAGGCCTGCGAGGTCGGCGCCCTGGTCCTTGGCCCACAGGGGCAGGATCAGACCTCCGGTCGAGTGCGCGCTGCCCACGACGACCTCGTGGCCGTCCCGCTCGGTGATCAGGCGGAGGGCGGTGTCGAGCTCGGGGTAGTAGTCCGTGAGGTCGTCGATGTAGCTCGGCGTCTGGTGCGGCCGGATCGAGCGCCCGTACTTGCGCAGGTCGAGCGCGTAGAAGGTGTAGCCCCGGTCGGTCCACCACTCGGCCAGCTCGGTGTGGAAGAAGTAGTCGGCGAAGCCGTGCACGTGCAGGACCGCGCAGTTGGTCTCGCCGTGGGTCGGGCGCTTCACCAGCGTCGCAACGACCTCGCCCTCGTCGTCAGAGCCGAGCTCGATGGTCTCGGAGGTGTAGGGGGCGCCGAGGACGTCCTCGACGGCGGGGCCCACGACGGGAGACGCTCCGTCGCGCGCGGCTTCGGTGTCAGCTCGATGAGGCATGCTTTCATCCTGCCACCCGGTGGACTGCTCGACATCCAGCCGGGCCCCCTGCCTCACCGGCCAGCCGCGGTGTCGGCCCTTCCTGCTCCCACGCGGAGGGAATATCGCGAGGGGCAGCGAGGTTCGGCCTGTAGTTCACCGTTCAATTAGGAGCCAGGTCATGCAGTTCGGAATCTTCACCGTCGGGGACGTGACCACCGACCCGACCACCGGTCACACGCCGAGCGAGCACGAACGCATCAAGGCCACGGTCGCCATCGCCCGCAAGGCCGAAGAGGTCGGCCTGGACGTGATGGCCTTCGGCCAGCACCACAACCCGCCGTTCGCCGCGAGCTCACCCACCACCACGATGGCCTACGTCGCCGCCCAGACCGAGCGCCTGCTGCTGTCGACCTCGACGACCCTCATCACCACCACCGACCCGGTCCGGATCGCGGAGGACTACGCCCAGCTCCAGCACCTCGCCGACGGTCGCGTCGACCTGATGCTCGGCCGCGGCAACACCGGTCCCGTCTACCCGTGGTTCGGCAAGGACATCCGCGAGGGCATCGAGCTGGCCGTCGAGAACTACGCCCTCCTGCACCGACTCTGGCGCGAGGACGTCGTCAACTGGCAGGGCAAGCACCGCACCCCGTTGCAGGGGTTCACGGCGACCCCGCGCCCGCTCGACGGTGTCGCGCCCTTCGTGTGGCACGGATCGATCCGCAGTCCCGAGATCGCCGAGCAGGCCGCCTACTACGGCGACGGGTTCTTCTCCAACCACATCTTCTGGCCGCCCACCCACACCGCGCAGATGGTGCAGCTCTACCGCCGCCGCTTCGAGCACTACGGCCACGGCAAGGCCCACCAGGCGTTCGTCGGCCTGGGTGGCCAGGCCTTCATCGCGCGCAACAGCCAGGACGCCGTGCGCCAGTTCCGGCCCTACTTCGACAACGCGCCGGTCTACGGCCACGGGCCGTCGCTCGAGGAGTTCACGGCGGGCACGCCGCTCTCGGTCGGGTCGCCGCAGCAGATCATCGAGAAGACGTTGGGATTCCGCGAGTACGCGGGCGACTACCAGCGCCAGCTGTGGCTGATGGACCACGCAGGACTGCCGCTCAAGACCGTCCTGGAGCAGCTCGACCTCCTCGGC includes these proteins:
- a CDS encoding alpha/beta hydrolase; this encodes MPHRADTEAARDGASPVVGPAVEDVLGAPYTSETIELGSDDEGEVVATLVKRPTHGETNCAVLHVHGFADYFFHTELAEWWTDRGYTFYALDLRKYGRSIRPHQTPSYIDDLTDYYPELDTALRLITERDGHEVVVGSAHSTGGLILPLWAKDQGADLAGLVLNSPWFDLRGPWMFRSLGTRVINRVAERRPRRMIPRSVNGFYVRSLHRDYDGEWDFNLDWKPLRSWPVYAGWLSAVRRGHARLHSGLGLRMPTLVLASDRTTLPMEMNEDLFTSDVVLDVEQIRRWAPSVARHVTSVVVEGAIHDVVLSRPEARGVAYDEMGRWLRAYVEDGSADEVETHPVTAQLPA
- a CDS encoding LLM class flavin-dependent oxidoreductase — translated: MQFGIFTVGDVTTDPTTGHTPSEHERIKATVAIARKAEEVGLDVMAFGQHHNPPFAASSPTTTMAYVAAQTERLLLSTSTTLITTTDPVRIAEDYAQLQHLADGRVDLMLGRGNTGPVYPWFGKDIREGIELAVENYALLHRLWREDVVNWQGKHRTPLQGFTATPRPLDGVAPFVWHGSIRSPEIAEQAAYYGDGFFSNHIFWPPTHTAQMVQLYRRRFEHYGHGKAHQAFVGLGGQAFIARNSQDAVRQFRPYFDNAPVYGHGPSLEEFTAGTPLSVGSPQQIIEKTLGFREYAGDYQRQLWLMDHAGLPLKTVLEQLDLLGEEVVPVLRKEFAALRPADVPEAPTHASLVAAGKDGAAHSVAPTSPHTSVADTVTGRSPLVEENHA